In Pararhizobium sp. A13, the genomic stretch CGCCGGCGGCGGCCCTCTCCTGCCGCATCTTCCGATCGCCGAGCGCCGGGAGCTGTTCGTCCGTGACCACGACTGGGTGCGCCAGGCGCTGATGTTCGAGCCGCGTGGCCATGACATCATGTCGGGCGCGATCATCTATCCGGCCTATCGCGACGACTGTGACTTCGCGGTCATTTTCATCGAAGTCAGCGGATGTCTGCCAATGTGTGGCGCGGGCACCATCGGTCTCGTGACCGCCGGCATAGAGGAGGGCCTCATTACTCCAAGGGTCGACGGGCAGCTTTCAATCGAGACCCCGGCAGGTCGCGTGGATATCAAGTACGAGAAGCCAGGCGAGTTCGTGGAATCCGTAACGATGTTCAACGTTCCCAGCTATCTGCATGCGGCAGACGTCGCGGTCGACGTCGCGGGTGTGGGACGTCTCATTGTCGATATTTCCTATGGCGGAAACTATTACGCTGTGGTCGAGCCGCAGGATTCGTGGTCAGGACTGGACGGCCTGTCAGCCGGCGACATTGTAGACCTCAGCGTAAAACTGCGAGACGCCCTGGCCGATGTCTGTGCTCCAGAGCACCCGGACGACAGCAGGATTCGGGGCGTTCATCATGCTCTCTGGTGTGACAAACCCACCAGCGACAAGGCTGACGGGCGTGGAGCCGTCTTCTATGGCGACAAGGCGATCGATCGATCGCCGGGTGGAACAGGCACGTCTGCCCGGATGGCCCAGCTCCACGGCAAGGGTCGATTGCAACTCGGCGAATCCTTCCGTCAGGAAAGCCTGATCGGCACGGTGTTCGAAGGGCGTGTTGAGGAAGAGCTCGACGTTGGTCAATTCCGAGGTATCAAGCCAAGTGTCGGCGGCTGGGCCCGGATCATTGGCCACAACACCATCTTTGTAGATGACCGAGACCCATTGGCGCATGGTTTCCAGATCAAATAAGCGGAACCCGTAGAGGAGATAAAATGAAATCCCCGGATGCCAGCACCCCTGTCGAGCGGCTGAAAATTGGCTTTGTTCTCGCGAAATCCTTCACTCTCTCTGCGTTTGCACTGTTTGTAGACACGCTGCGCCTTGCCAGTGACGAATTCGACAGGTCGGGCCGCGTTCTCGCCGATTGGGAGGTGCTCGGCAGTACGCGGCATCTCATAACATCGAGCTGCGGTGTCAAAGTCGCACCGACGTCGGATTTTGTCGACCCGAGCCAGTTTCACTACATTGTGGTGGTCGGCGGCCTGCTGAACAACGAGTTTTCGATCGATCTCGACACAGCAACCTTCTTAAAGAAGGCAGCCTCAAAAAACGTAAAGCTGATCGGGGTATGCACCGGCTCTTTCATCCTTGCCGAAATCGGTCTCATGCGGGAGCACCGGACATGCGTTAGCTGGCTTCATTACAACGCGTTTCGCGAGCGCTTCCCCGACCATCAAGTTCGGTCTGACAGGATATTCAATCTCGACAGAACAAGAGGTTCGTGCGCGGGGGGAAGCAGCGCTGCGGACATGGCGGCTTCGATCGTGCGACGTCACATCAGCAAGGAGGCCGAGCGGAATGCTCTTGAGGTTCTGCATATAGAAAAGGCGCGCACCGCCCTCGCGATTCAAACTCGCAAGCCCCTATCGATCGAATGCAAGGATCCCAGAATTAGAGCCGTGCTGATCATGATGGAGCAGCATATCGAGGGAACTGTTCCTATCCACGAGCTCGCGGCATCGGTTGGTCTTTCCAGGAGACAACTCGAGCGCCTCTTCATGGGTGAAACCAAAAGCTCTCCTGCTCTGGTTTATCGACGTGTGCGGATGGAGCGGGCAAAGCAACTGCTCATCAGAACCAAATCATCGTTGATTGAAATTGCCCTCGAAGTTGGCTTCGAGAATGCGTCGCACTTCTCTCGGGCCTTTTCGCAAACATTCGGACAAAGCCCCACGAAACTTCGCGCCGCCGAATTGAATTGAATCGAATTTGCTGCTTTTAGAGGACCCTGATCGAGGACGCACGTTATTCCCTCAGTCAGATTTGTTATGTCTTCCGGCAGAGGAACGCGAGCTCAGCTCCGTGCACTCCTCGATACGGCTCTTAAGAAAGCGCCTCTTCGCCGGACCGGCCGTTTTTTTGCGACACTCCCTCAAAATCGAAGCCCAACCCGGATAACCCGTTCATATCAAGTCGGCGGCCAAGAAGAGGTTGAAATTCAGACGCACCGAGGAACAAGCCGCTGCCGTGGATGCATTCCTGAAGGGCAGTCCCTGAAGATCAATGCCTTTGCTGGAAGGGGAACAACATCGACCCTACAGCTCTTCGTCTTGCATACCTTCGTCCACGTCGCAGCGAAGCGCCGGCATCTCCGGTTTAGTGTATTTCGGTCACCTTGGAATCCCGATTTTAACCGGCAAACCTTTCCATATCGAAGCCACCAGTTGCTGGCGTGATGTTCAGGCGATCTGTCTTAACCAGACTTGCGTCCTCATGGCGGGTATTGGTTAGCATCACGGTGACGCCGACGGCCATAGCAAAGCCGAATGCAAGATATAATGTCTTCCACAGCATCGAAAGAACTCCTGTTAACTACGCTTTTGAATATAAGATCCGATTAAGAATTCCGTACCTAAATCGCCAGTTTTCAGCTAACCAGTTGCCCGGCCCGTGTCGCAATTCGCTCGAAGGTGTCACGAACTGGTTCGCGCATCTGAAAAGCGCGACGTAGCGGAGAGGGTAGCAGCGCCTTCAAATGCTCCCGGCCAGAGTCCAGGCTCACGATTGGCGCGCAAGGCGTCATCGCCGTATGCGAAGCAAAGGGATAGAGACGCGCAAATTCAGCGAAGTTCGTGAAATCCTCGTGGTTGCGGTCCTGGAGCAAGAATGTTTCGGCGGGAGCGCCTTCGGCCAGAATCACATCGTGGCTATCAAGTACGATGTGGAAATATTCGATCGTCTCGGTGTCTGCCGGAAGGACATGCGCGATCGAAATTCCATTGACCAGATCCTTTGCCCTGATGAGAACGCCGCCGATGAAAAGAGCGTGACCGGGCGAGATATAGAGGTCCCTGTGGGGGGTCCGCTCATCGAGCGCGTGTTGTGCAACCCGGATCGGTATCACGCTGTTCCACGCCTGGCCGCCGCGTTTGTAGACACTGTGGCCGATCCATTTGACCGCCCTGGCTTCGCCGCGTACCGTCTCAACGAGATCGCCGGGCCGAAGATCCTCAATGCAGACCTCGCCCGTCGGAGTCTTGATGGATGTGCCTCGCAGAAAGCACATCGGGCTACCCCCGGACTGGCCATGCCCCCCGGAGTTGCCTCCGGGCTTGCCGTCATGTTTCCACCACTTCTTTCCCTTGGCCTGGGCGACCAACGGAAACATTGCCGCCGCCGCACCAACCAGCCCGACAAAATGCCGCCGCGCGCGATTGTGCAGATTTGGTTCGTTGCCTGGCATCGTCCTCTCCTCATCGGTTTTGCGCCGGTGAACACGCAGGGCCTCGATTTTGCATCAGGTGCGACTGTCAGGATATCGCCCTTTTCGTGCAAGCTCGGTAACTCTCGCGGATAGCTGGGGCGCGCAGCCTGCGGAATGACGCATTCCTTTGATGGAGGGCTTCTACCAATGGAAGTAGACCGTACCTCGCTACGCGCCTGGGGAGGTGCCAGGAGGCAAGCGGACACGATCAGCGCTTCCTTCTCAGCTGGTGACTACCCTGTGCTGATCCCCTCCGATCATCATCGCGTCGGATCAAACAGCATCAGGTGGGGCGAAGAAGCAATTCATATGGTCTTCGGTTGGATAAAGACAAATGTGATAGTTTTCATCGCCGGAGGGAATCTCGTCTCCATAGGGGACAAAAAATGCGTGGTATCTGGTCGCGAGATGATGGTCTCCAGGATGAATGAAAACGGAAAATCCGTGCGTGGCACGGGTTACGTCAGAGCTCGGTATCGCTTCGCAATGTCCACCCGCGTCACTGGCTTTGCAGCATGCGGGCGGGTAGACCCAACCGCTGCTGGCCTGGTGAGCATCGCTCTTGACGGTGAAGCCGACCAATATGGCTGCGCAGAGGATTGCCGGCGCCGTCAACGTTGTGAAAGGCATCTGACTGCTCCGATTGACATCTCGCCTGAACAAATGAATTCTGCGCTGATTGTTCTGCGATAGAGGCGAGGCCCGCGCCGCGGTGACAGCCCGGGCCTCTTGTCGCCTCTTCCAGCGATGATGGCGGCGACTTGTAGAGGCTCTGTGAGGGGCTCGACAAAAACCTCCAGCCGATCGAAAGGAGGTTGCGGCTCTGACCGGCGATTGTATTTTAGCAAGTTGAAATATATGCACAATATCAAGAGCTATCATCATGATGACGGTTCGCGAGCGAACGACGTTTGACGTCATGCACGCCACTCTACGCCTGCCGTGTAGGAGAAAGGTGCTCGTTGGTGTCCGGGCCATCCAAAAGGTGCACGCTGGCCTAACATGGCATACAACGAGATCATCAATCCGGATGGGCCCTTCGATGGTCGGCGCCGTCGACTTCAAGGGCTGCCCGATTTTCAACACCATAGGGACTCGCAGTCTGGTGACGACGTAGCCGCCAGCCCGAGGTCATTTGAAGTGGGCTAAACCCTTTCGTTTCGGCGAGACATCCATCTTCGTCCAGATCAGGGTCCATGCGTCTTTGCCGCCCTCGTTGTGCGTGTAGCGGCCGTGGCCTGCGATCTCGTTGCCTTCCGCGCCGGCAATGATCCAGTCGGGTGGCGCCTGACCAGGCATGCTTAGAATCCGCAGCACGTCTTGCATCTCCCCCAGCGTGGTGACTCTCCGGATATCCTCCCTTCCTCTGGCTTTGATCGTCCAAGCATAGTGGGTCATGGCGCTGCCGCCGGCCAGTCGTTGGACGGGTCAGGGTCGCCGGAGGGGGCGGGATCAAGTTCTTCCATTTCGTCGGCAGGGTCGGGGTCTTCCGCGTAGGCGATCCGTAAGTCCTTCAGCACCGCCTCCATAGCGTTGATCGTCTCGATCGTGCCCCAGCCCTTCGTGTTCGCGTCTGCGACGACCTGCTGCATGGCGCCTTCAACGGCCTCCTGGCAGGCAAGTTGACGATCTGCGTGGCTAACCGGATGTTTTGCTGCCTCGATTTTCATTGTACCCTCCTTTCGCAATGAAACATGAGGAGAGCCTAAATTGTTCCTTGGAAGACAAGTCGGACAAGATAGGTCGGGCCGACCTCGCGGCTAGTTCCGCGGGTTCGACCTTCCGTCCCAATAGTCAGCGGCCAGGTGCTCCCCGCAGCGCCATTCCGTTATTCCCCGGACGCGCTCCTTCCCAAACGACCCCCATTTAATGCAGCCGGGATAGTCGCACCAGTGCTCGAATTGGACGGGCGCGGCTGGCATGGTGGCGGTTCGGTCGTCGCGCATTTCGCTATTCCTAAAGCAGCTCGGGCTCTTCCGGATCGATCTCTTCGATGATGTCTGGGCTGTCGTTTTTGGGCGATCCCACGTTTCTGCCGATCTTCCACATGGTCATTAGCTCGGGCGGAAACGGTTTCATCAGGTCGTGGGGATCCTCGTCACTCGAAATCCAGTGCTCATAGCCTTCCGGGTGGAGCAGCACCGGCATGCGATCATGGATGGTCGCCATCATCTCGTTGGGCTCGCAGGTGATGATGGCAAACGACCGAATGTCTTCTCCCGTCTGCGGGTCGCGCCAATATTCCCAGATGCCGGCCAGCGCAAAGGGCGCACCCGACTTCAGGGCGATCGCGTAGGGCTGCTTGTTCTTGCCGGTGCCATAGATGTCCTTCCATTCGAAGAAACCATCGATTGGCACCAGGCAGCGGCGTGAGCGATAGGCCGCCTTGAACAGGCCGTTCGTCGAGATGGTTTCGCATCGGACGTTGATCGGCGGTGGCCGGCCACCGCCCTTGGCATCCTTCGCCCACCGCGGGATCAGACCCCATCGGGCCGAAACGAACACCGGCCCAAACAGGTCGGGATCGCGAATTACGTCCCTGATGATGATCGGATAGGTTTGCGTGGGGGCGCCGTTGTAGCGCGGGAACTGATTGGCGAGACCTTCGACGCCCTCGCTGCGGGCGAAGGAAAACGCCCGCATCAGGCCTTCAAGCGTGCTTTTGATGTAGACGCGACCGCACATGGCTTTCTCCCATTTATGCCGACTTGGCGCGGTTTAGGTCGGTCACGGCTTTATAGCACCGTTCGACGCGACACGCCGCCTGGCGCATCGTTTCTTCCCACCCGCTGGCCGGACATTCCCGCCGCATTCTCGAGCCCGGATAACCGAGCAACCAGAACCATTTGTCATTCTGCTGGATATTATCGATGCGAAAGATGCGGCCGATCGGCAACTCCTTGTCGAAGCCGATGAAATCATCATCCGCTTTTCCCGACCATGTGCGGTGCCATCTATAGGACGGCTGCTCGCCGGCCGGGATGACATCCCACATCTTCCATCCGTTCGAAAGAGATGCCGTGCACTGCGGCTCGCGTTCGATTTCAACCGCGGTAAAGGACTGCAGCAGGTCCAGCGTAATCTGTTGCGTCAATTTATGGCGCGCGGCTTCAGCCTCATTGGTATCGTCACTGGCGATGCGGAAAGCTTCGGCTTCGGGGAAGGCAAGAAGCAAAGCCTCAATCCGCTTTGCGACTGTGGCCGCTTCCACGGCTTTGCCGGCATCTTCGAGGACGACCTGCTGCAAGATCCTTATTGCCATCTCCCGCGCGACAAACGGCATGATCTCGAGCTTGCGCCGCTTGCCGACAGCAAAGCCAGCATAGTCACGCCGGGTCTGACGGCTCAGAAGGTTGAAATGAATGCCGACAGCCTGACGGATCGCCTCAGATGGCGGTATCTCGTACATGGATGTTTACTCGACGTCCCGATCAAGACTTGGTGTCCAACCACGGGTAAAGCCGATGCTCATTGCACTCTGGGTTAGGGCAAGCTGCTCGCGCAGATGACGGCAGTCTTTGAGAAGCGTGCCGATCGTGGCGCGAACATCGCCTTCGTGAAACGCCAGCGCCGCGGCGATCTCATCGGCCGGCTCTAAGAATTGAGCGTCATGCACAGTAGCGCTGATCATAGGCACGGCTTCTCCTTTCCAGTGTCAAAGACAGTGGATATCCGGTGGACAGATGTTCAGATTGGCGGCCGCATCACCAAAGATGTTCCCATTATGTTCTCGCTTAGGCTGGAGTCAACCCCGAAGCTACATCAAATCGCGCAATCCCCCTCGTCTCCCCGCTCGATCCGATCGGGAAGCTCCCCGGTAGCGAATTGTCTCTGACTCGAACGGTTCTCAAGAACAAAAGTACCGAAATGCGTTCATGGCCCGGGCAGGATACTGACTGCCATACCGATCGCTCCCCCCGGGCTTGAGTTCACGACCTCGCAACAAGATCGGCCGCTGCACCGTAATCGCGCCGCGCGGTGACGCCCGTTGATCGGTATCAAACGCTGCTGAGAAGGAGGCTGGTTTCGCTGTTCGCGACGCCGTCGATCACGCGCACTTCACGCAGAACCCGGTCGAAATCCGCAAGGCTCGCCGCCCGAATATTGGCGACAAGATCCCAGTTGCCGTTGGTCGTGTGCAAAGCAGAGATTTCCGTCAGACCGCGCAGCTTGCGGATGACCTGCGTCGTCGATTTACCGACGACCTCGATCATCATTACCGCATGCACCGCATTGACGTCGTAATCCTCCCTCACCCGCACGGTAAAACCGAGCAACGTACCTGTCTCGATCAGGCGATCGAGCCGGTTTTGCACAGTACCGCGCGCAACGCCGAGTGCATCGGAGAGCTTCGTCAGCGAGGCGCGTCCGTCGGCTCGAAGATGGGCGATGATGCGGCGATCCAGATGGTCAGGCGAGTATTTCGCGATCTCCATGTCATCTCCTCCGAGGTGATAATTTCGTACAAATGATCTGATCATATTGCGCAATCTTATGCCGGATTTAGCACAGATTTGACCTTTCGGCCAACACGTCCGATCGCTAGCATTTCCTGATCAAGCCTATGCAGGAGGAACCCAATGATGCCGTCACCCCTTCCCTCGGAAAAAGCGCTCGTACCATTCGTCAGCGTCGAGAACATGATGCGCCTCGTGCATCGCATTGGCATCGAAACCATGCTGACCGAACTCACCGACGTTATCGAGGCCGATTTCCGCCGCTGGGAGCTGTTCGACAAGACGCCGCGGGTGGCCTCCCATTCCCGCGAAGGCGTGATCGAATTGATGCCGACGTCGGATGGCGAGATCTACAGCTTCAAATATGTGAACGGCCACCCGAAAAACATGGCGCAAGGCCTGCAGACGGTCACCGCTTTTGGCCTTCTGGCGGAAGTATCAACCGGCTATCCGGTACTTTTGACGGAAATGACACTGCTGACAGCGCTTCGGACTGCCGCCACCTCGGCAATGGCTGCACGGCACCTCGCGCCGAAGGATGCCCGCACGATGGCTATGATCGGCAATGGCGCGCAGGCGGAGTTTCAGGCGCTCGCCATGAAAGCTGTGTGCGGCATCGACCACCTCCGGCTGTACGACATCGATCCGCTGGCGACGTCCAAAATGGTTCGCAACCTCTCCGGCTCGGGCTTGACGGTGACCACCTGTACCTCGTCCCAATCGGCGATCGAAGGCGCCGAGATCATCACCACCTGCACTGCGGACAAGCAGTATGCCACGATCCTGAGCGACAACATGGTTGGCGCCGGCGTCCACATCAATGCCATCGGCGGTGACTGCCCCGGCAAGACAGAACTGCATCGCGATATCCTGCTGCGCGCTGACACTTTTGTCGAATATCCGCCCCAGACCCGCATCGAGGGCGAGATTCAGCAGATGGATCCGGACTATCCCGTCACCGAATTCTGGCGGGTCATTACCGGTCAGGCCCCAGGCCGCCGCGATGCCAGGCAGATCACCCTCTTCGACAGCGTCGGCTTTGCGATCGAGGATTTTTCCGCCCTTCGGTACGTCCGCGACAAACTCAAGGGAACCGGACTTTACCAGGAACTCGACATCATCGCCGATCCCGACGATCCACGCGATCTGTTTGGTATGCTGCAGCGGGCGAAGCAGGCCTAGGAGGAGCACAACGATGCCAAGACATTTCCCATACTCCATCCAGGCACCCTCTGCAGTCGTCATGGTCCGGCCTCACCACTTTACGGTGAATACCGAGACGGCCATCGACAACCTGTTCCAGTCCAGCCCGGATACGAAGGAAGACCTTTCATTGGCCGCCTATGACGAAATCGCCAGGGCGGCTGATACACTCAGAAGCCACGGCGTGAACGTGCATCTCTTCGAGGACACCGATACCGAGACACCGGATTCGGTCTTCCCCAACAACTGGTTCTCCACCCACGCTGGCGGTCATGTGGCGATCTATCCGATGAAGGCCGTCAGTCGCCGGCGCGAGCGGCGTAGCGACGTCATCGAAATGCTGAAGAGCCATTATCGGGTGCAAGAGGTGATCGACTACTCGGGCCTCGAGCCTGATGGGCTGTTTCTCGAGGGCACCGGCGCCATGGTTCTCGATCATATCGACCGTGTGGCTTATGCTGTTCGCTCCGACCGCACCGACCCGATCGCACTGGAACGCTTCTCGACCCATTTCAACTTCGAGCCGATGGTGTTCGACGCCCGCGACGGGAACGGTGTTGCCATCTATCACACCAATGTCCTGATGTGCGTGGCAACCGACTTTGCCATGATCGGCCTCGACATGATGACGGATCCCACAAGGAGGCAGGAAATCGTCTTAAGGCTCGAGCGCTCCGGCCGCCGCGTCATCGCGCTCACGAACGATCAGATCGCCTCCTTCGCTGGCAACGCTCTCGAACTCCAGGGAAAGGACGGCCGTATTCTTGCCCTGTCGACGACCGCCCTCGCCGCGCTCAGCAGGGAGCAGATCGCGACGATCGAGGAAAGTGCGACGCCAGTCGCGCTCGATATTCCCACGATCGAGCGCGCCGGCGGATCGGTCCGCTGCACGCTCGCCGGCATCCATCTGACGCCACGCTGATGGCCGCGCAGGCAGACGTGCCACCAACAATGCGGCAGCCGTTTCGACGGCGTGAACGAGGAGACCGTCCACTCAAGCGCTCAGGGCACCAACGTCCGCTTCGATCAGAGCCGAACCGATTTCCGACCGTCCGCCTTGAGCCTACAAGCCGGCTGTCAGAAATATGAAAAAAACGACGGCGTTCATTTGTTTCATGCAATCTCGAATATTCATTCGGATGCAATCAGGCTAGTTTCGCTGGTTGACGACACAAAGCGCAGCGAGACATGATGAGCGATACGCGACGCAAGCTGACGACGATCTTTTCCGCTGATGTGCAGGATTACACGCGCTTGATGGGCGCGGACGAGGAAGGCACATTGGCCATGCTGAAGCGGTATCGGGACGCGATGTCGCGCCTCATCGGGTCGCATGGCGGGCGGGTGATCAATACGTGGGGCGACGGGTTGATCGCCGAGTTCCCGAGCGTGGTCGAGGCGGTGCGTGCGGCAGTGGACGTTCAAAACGAGCTGGCCGGTATGAACGCTGCGCGGCCGGCGGATGGGCGCATGCTGTTTCGGATCGGCATCAATCTCGGCGATGTGATCGTCGAAGGTGACGATCTCTATGGTGACGGCGTCAATATTGCGGCGCGACTGCAAGCTTCGGCCGCCGCTGGCGGGATTGTTATATCGAATACCGTCTACGATCAGGTCCGCAACAAGGTGGCCGTCGGATTCGAATTCCTTGGACCGTTGACGGTGAAGAACGTCGCGGACACTGTGCCGAGTTATGCCGTGCGCATCGGCGACGGAACAGGCGGGCCACCGCCGCCGCCGGCAGCAGCACACCGTCTGGAGGCCGCCCCTGCGACGTCTGGCCAGCAGCCAGGTGCAAGAGCCCGCAGGACACCTCGTCTATTCGCCGTGGCCGCCGTGGCTTTGGTCGCAATCAACATCCTGTCCTGGAGCGGCGTTTTCTGGGCCGCCTGGCCAATTCTTGCCCTTGCCTTCCTGTGGGCAATGATCTGGGTTCGCACCCAGAACCGCATCGAAAAGCGCCTGGCCGGCCTTGCTGTCGTCGGGCTCGGCATTGTCGCAATCAATCTTCTGTCGTGGCAAGGGACATTCTGGGCGGTATGGCCACTTCTGGCCATAGCTGTGGCTGTCGCCGTTCGATGGCTAACGCGCAGTTGAGCCGAGTATATGCCCCTTCGCGCCAGTCCCCTGATCCGAACTTGCAGCGTTTTTGGCTTTCTCTGAGCGCCCATCGGCCATGCCAGCGGAAGTCTCGAAGTCGATACGGCTAGCGAAACGGGCGACCTGCAGATGCTTTTTTCGTGTTATGATGGGCTTGCAACGCGCGTAACCTCGACCTCGGCATATGGCAGAGGCCGAAAGCTATTATGCCCTGGCGCCTCCCAGCACGGGCTCAACTGCGAAGCGCTGGGTGTGCTTATCCAGGGCGAGGAGGTTGTCGATGTCCACGAGTAGTGTCGACCGCCCGCTGCAGCCGGGCGACCGGGCACCGAATGTTGTGCTCGATGCGATCTCGCGTGAAGGCAAGATCGCGCTCGATGATTTTCGAGGCCGTAGCCCGTTATTGATCGGTTTGTTTCGAGGCCTGCACTGTCCGTTCTGCCGGCGCCATGTCGCGGCAATGGCGCAACTCAAGCCAGCCCTGCGTGAGAAAGGCGTCGAATGCCTGGCGGTGGTCAATACGCCGGTCGAGCGGGCGCGGCTCTATTTCCGTTACCACCCGGCACCCGATCTTCTCGCAGCATCCGACCCGGAGCGGGCCTCGCACCGTGCTTTCGGCTTGCGCGAGGTCGGGATGGATACGGTCATGGCGATACTGATCCATCTCCCGGGCGAGTTGCCCGAGCCTATGGACGTCATGGCAATGGACGAGTTTCTCAACAAGAAGGAAGGATATGAGATTACGGAAGCCGATCAGCAGGCGATGGCTTCCGGCCAGGGGCAGCTTGTCGGTCAGTTCCTGATCGACCAGGGAGGCATCGTACGCTGGAGCTTCACTGAAATTCTGGAGGATGGCCTCAATACGTTCAGGGCGCCGAATCCCGAGGAATTGATGTCGGCAGCTTCCCAAGTTGCACATTAATAGGCTGCGGAAAACTCGCTCGACGACCGCCGTCCTGTCTTGATATCGAAACACCGAAATGATCCGAACCACGTGTGAGCTGCGCACCGCTTTCAACACAACGAAGGTAACCGCTGGACTGAGGCCGGTCGCCGTGGCGATGTCGGCACGGCTGCGTGGCCCCTCCTGGCGCAAGAGGTTGAGGATCAAACGGCGGTTCATCGCCGGGCCGTGCTCTGATCATCGTTCAGCTTCACAGATTTTCGTTCTTTATTTTGTAAATTAATTATTGCGTGTCGCATGAACCTATGCATAACTTCGCCCGACTGACCAACAACCGCAAGCACGTCCTGTGCGAGAAACCCATAGGCCTTTCCGCGGCGGAGGCCGAAGCCATGCAGGCGCCGGCCCGCAAAGCCGGTATCTTTCTCGGCGAGGCCCATATGTACCGGCTGCACCCACTCACGGCGAAACTGATCGAAATTCTCAAGGCCGGAACCATCGGCGATGTGCGCATGGTCAGCCGCGATCGACCTCGACCAGTGCCTTGGCAAGGACCCCATCCTGATCGCGCTGGCTTACGCCATTGCACAGCAAGGCCGGGTGGTTCCGCTGATCGGCCCAGGATCGGTGGCCGAACTCGAATACAGTCTCGCTGCTTTCGCCATCAGCCCGCGCCAAAGGACGTGCGTTGGCTGGAGACCGGGCGCCAATGATCCCTCAGGTTGATCTAGCGAGGAAAAGGCAATGCGGAAAATAGGAATCGGCATCATTGGCTGCGGCAATATCTCGGATGCATATCTCAAAGCTGCGCCCGGTTTTCCGGTTCTCGAGATGATCGGCGTCGCAGACATCAACAGCTCCGCAGCAGAAGCCAAGGCCGCGGCTTATGGCCTGAGTGCCATGCCGTTGGAGGCGTTGCTCGCCGACCATGGGATCGAGATCATCCTGAACCTCACGACGCCGCAGAACCACGTACAAGTCGGACTGCAGGCCGTTGCCCACGGCAAGCACGTCTACTGCGAAAAGCCGCTCGCCACGACGCTCGCCGACGCGGAACGTCTGATCTCGGCCGCCCGGAACGAGAATGTAAGGGTCGGCTGCGCACCGGACACCTTCCTGGGCGGCTCCCACCAGACCGCGAGACGGCTGATCGACGATGGCGCCATCGGAACGGTGGTGGCCGGCTCGGCCTTCATGCAGGTTCCCGGCCACGAACTGTGGCATCCCAATCCTGATTTCTACTACAAGCCGGGCGGTGGTCCGCTGATGGACATGGGGCCGTATTACCTGACTTGCCTCGTCAACCTTCTCGGGCCGGTGAAATCCGTCGTCGGGCATGCGAATCTGCGTATGAAACCCGGACGATCGGTTCCGGCCCCCGGGAAGCTGAGGGGATCGACGTCGAGGTCGCGACACATGTCTCCGGACTGCTGGAATTCGCAAGCGGCGCTGCCGTATCGCTCACCACCAGCTTCGATGTCTGGAAACATGATCACAATCATATCGAGCTCTATGGCACGACCGGTTCGATGATCGTACCTGACCCCAATAACTTCCAAGGCGATGTGAAGACCGCCCATCGCAAGGAAGACTGGATGCTGGCGAAGCAGATCCATCCCTATGGCGACGGTAACTACCGCATTCTCGGTTTGGCCGACATGGCGCAAGCCATTGTCTCGAACAGGCAACACCGCGCCAACCAGGACGTCTCGCTGCACGTGCTTGAGATCATGGAATCGATCCTGCGTTCGGCAAATGCGGGGCGCCGCATCGAACTGAAATATAGCTGCGCACGGCCCGAGCCCATGCGCG encodes the following:
- a CDS encoding 4-hydroxyproline epimerase, with the protein product MRRSFFCIDAHTCGNPVRLVAGGGPLLPHLPIAERRELFVRDHDWVRQALMFEPRGHDIMSGAIIYPAYRDDCDFAVIFIEVSGCLPMCGAGTIGLVTAGIEEGLITPRVDGQLSIETPAGRVDIKYEKPGEFVESVTMFNVPSYLHAADVAVDVAGVGRLIVDISYGGNYYAVVEPQDSWSGLDGLSAGDIVDLSVKLRDALADVCAPEHPDDSRIRGVHHALWCDKPTSDKADGRGAVFYGDKAIDRSPGGTGTSARMAQLHGKGRLQLGESFRQESLIGTVFEGRVEEELDVGQFRGIKPSVGGWARIIGHNTIFVDDRDPLAHGFQIK
- a CDS encoding GlxA family transcriptional regulator; this encodes MKSPDASTPVERLKIGFVLAKSFTLSAFALFVDTLRLASDEFDRSGRVLADWEVLGSTRHLITSSCGVKVAPTSDFVDPSQFHYIVVVGGLLNNEFSIDLDTATFLKKAASKNVKLIGVCTGSFILAEIGLMREHRTCVSWLHYNAFRERFPDHQVRSDRIFNLDRTRGSCAGGSSAADMAASIVRRHISKEAERNALEVLHIEKARTALAIQTRKPLSIECKDPRIRAVLIMMEQHIEGTVPIHELAASVGLSRRQLERLFMGETKSSPALVYRRVRMERAKQLLIRTKSSLIEIALEVGFENASHFSRAFSQTFGQSPTKLRAAELN
- a CDS encoding Hint domain-containing protein, which produces MFPLVAQAKGKKWWKHDGKPGGNSGGHGQSGGSPMCFLRGTSIKTPTGEVCIEDLRPGDLVETVRGEARAVKWIGHSVYKRGGQAWNSVIPIRVAQHALDERTPHRDLYISPGHALFIGGVLIRAKDLVNGISIAHVLPADTETIEYFHIVLDSHDVILAEGAPAETFLLQDRNHEDFTNFAEFARLYPFASHTAMTPCAPIVSLDSGREHLKALLPSPLRRAFQMREPVRDTFERIATRAGQLVS
- a CDS encoding SOS response-associated peptidase — its product is MCGRVYIKSTLEGLMRAFSFARSEGVEGLANQFPRYNGAPTQTYPIIIRDVIRDPDLFGPVFVSARWGLIPRWAKDAKGGGRPPPINVRCETISTNGLFKAAYRSRRCLVPIDGFFEWKDIYGTGKNKQPYAIALKSGAPFALAGIWEYWRDPQTGEDIRSFAIITCEPNEMMATIHDRMPVLLHPEGYEHWISSDEDPHDLMKPFPPELMTMWKIGRNVGSPKNDSPDIIEEIDPEEPELL
- a CDS encoding Lrp/AsnC family transcriptional regulator — translated: MEIAKYSPDHLDRRIIAHLRADGRASLTKLSDALGVARGTVQNRLDRLIETGTLLGFTVRVREDYDVNAVHAVMMIEVVGKSTTQVIRKLRGLTEISALHTTNGNWDLVANIRAASLADFDRVLREVRVIDGVANSETSLLLSSV
- a CDS encoding ornithine cyclodeaminase, with translation MPSPLPSEKALVPFVSVENMMRLVHRIGIETMLTELTDVIEADFRRWELFDKTPRVASHSREGVIELMPTSDGEIYSFKYVNGHPKNMAQGLQTVTAFGLLAEVSTGYPVLLTEMTLLTALRTAATSAMAARHLAPKDARTMAMIGNGAQAEFQALAMKAVCGIDHLRLYDIDPLATSKMVRNLSGSGLTVTTCTSSQSAIEGAEIITTCTADKQYATILSDNMVGAGVHINAIGGDCPGKTELHRDILLRADTFVEYPPQTRIEGEIQQMDPDYPVTEFWRVITGQAPGRRDARQITLFDSVGFAIEDFSALRYVRDKLKGTGLYQELDIIADPDDPRDLFGMLQRAKQA